CCGAGGCCGGCGTAGGTGCCCCTGATCTCTTCGGGCACACCGGGGTGCAGTTTCGTGAAGCCCTTCACGTGCGTCTCGTAGATGACGGTCTCGCTGAGCAGGGTGCGAGGGGAGGTGTCGGTGCCGCCGCCCTCGGTGCTCCAGTCGAACGCCGGGTCGGTGATCACGCAGAGCGGGGTGGAGCCGGCGGCATCCGTCTCGTCTCTCGTCTCGGGCTCGTTCATGTCGTGCCCGAACACGGCCTGGCCCCAGGTGTAGTCACCCTCGATGGCGGTCGCGTGCGGGTCGAGCAGCAGCTTGTGGTGGTTGTGGCGGAGGCCCTCGGCGGGGTTCCACGGGCCGTCGACGCGGATGCCGTAGCGGGTGCCGACACCGGCTCCCTCCACGATGCCGTGGAAGACGTGGCCGGTGCGCTCGGTCAGGCGGGTGACGGTCTCGGAACCGTTCTCGTCGAAGCTGCAGAAGTCGACGGAGTCGGCGGTCTCGGAGTAGATCGCGAACGAGATACCACCCTCGAGCAGGGTGACACCGAGCGGATAGGGCAGGGAGCGGGGGAAAGACGACATGGCTCACATCATTCCGGAATCCCCGCTGGCAGAATGCCCGGCGGAGCGGGGCTTGACGCGCGGGGTCGGCGCATGCGTGGCACGCGCACTGCCGCAAAACGGAGTGTCGCGCAAGGGGTGGGCCGAGCCTCGCCGGGCTTCCGGAGCGTCCCCTACTGTGGGGGCGTACAGGAGGAGACGTCATGGCGGGCGAGCATGTGTGGGTTTCCCTGTCGCCGCGGCGTCCGGATGATCGACCACCCGGGCCCGCCCTGGCGGCGTCGTGGGTGTCGGAGGTCAGCGGCGCCCCTGTACCCGGGCACGCGGGTCGCGGGCCCGACCTCGTCGACGCCGCTCTGGACTTCGCGCTCCGGCTGGGCCGGGAGAATCCGGCACCCGTGCCCGGGGGCGGGCACACCCGCGAGCTGTGGGAGACGCTCGCGACCCTCGCGGCGGCAGACCTCGGAGCGGCACGGGCGATCGAGCCGCACCTCGATGCGCTGGCGATCCTCGACCAGGCCGGGATCGCCGGGGTGAACGCCGGAGACTCGACCTGGGGCGTGTTCGCCGCGGAGGGCGGTGCCGACCCGCTGGTCGCAAGCGATGACGGGAGCGTCAACAGCGGCGACGGCAGCGGCGGCAGCTGGACCCTCACCGGCACCAAACCGTGGTGCTCCCTCGCCGACCGCCTCGACCGCGCGCTCGTCTCCGCCACCGTCTCCCCCGCCACCGTCTCCCCCGCCCTCGACGGTGGGGGAGCAGCCGTGCCCCGCAGGCTCTTCTCTGTCGACCTCCGCCAGCCCGGGGTACAGGCGCTGCCGGACTCCTGGCACGCGCGCGGCCTGACCGAGGTGCCGAGCGGACCCGTGCACTTCGACTCCGTCGCCGCCGAGCCCGTGGGCGAGGCCGGCTGGTACCTCGCCCGGCCCGGCTTCGCGTGGGGCGGCATCGGGGTCGCGGCCTGCTGGTTCGGCGGAGCGGTCGGCGTCGCCCGCACCCTCGCCGGGCGCGCCCGGGGCACCTCCGACACTCTGCTGCACCTCCACCTCGGCATCGTCGACGAACGCCTCGGCGACGCCCGGCGCGCGCTCGCCGAGGCCGCTCGGCTCATCGACTCGGGGCAGGCGACCGGAGAGCAGGGCAGGGTGCTGGCGAAGCGCGTCCGCGCGACGGTGGCCCGGGCATCCGAAGACGTGCTCCGGCAGGTCGGCCACGCGCTCGGCCCTGCCCCGCTCGCCCTCGACGACGAGCACGCCAAACGCGTCGCCGACCTCGAGCTCTACCTCCGCCAGCACCATGCCGAGAAAGACGAGGCCTCGCTCGGCCGGCAGCTCACAGAGGGCGCGGACCTGCCGTGGTGAGCTTCGACTCCCGCGACCCGGGAACGCCGTCGGCGGTGTGGATGACCGACCCCCGTCTCGCCGAGCTCCCCGCCTTCCCGCTCACCGGCGTCGACCGGATGATCGTGCTCGCCGCCCACCCCGACGACGAGACCCTCGGGGCCGGCGCCCTGCTCGCCAGCGCCTTCGCGGTCGGCATCCCCGCCGAGGTCATCATCGTGACGGACGGTTCCGCCTCCCACCCCGGCTCCCCCACTGTGGATGCAGCCGACCTCGCCGCCGCGCGCACCGCCGAGGCGACCGAGGCGATCGCTCTGCTGAACCCCCGGGCAGGAGTCACGTTCCTCGGCTTCCCCGACGGCCGCGTGCGGGAGCATGCCGACGAGATCCGCGCCGCCCTCGGCGAGCACGCCGCCGCGCCCGCGCCCGCCGCCGCGCCCGCGCCCGCCGCCGCGCCCGCACCCGTTGCCGCGCCCGGCCGCACCCTCCTCGTGGCCCCCTGGCGCGGCGACGGTCACCGTGACCACCGCGTGCTCGGCGAGATCGCGGCCAGCCTGGCGCTCGAGCGCGGCGCTGAACTCGTGGAGTACCCGGTCTGGCTCTGGCACTGGGCGACCCCGGCCGATCCGGCCACGCCGTGGGAGCGTTTCGCCGCCGTCACCGACCCCGCCGCCCTCGCGCGGAAGCGCACCGCCCTCACCGCCTACCGTTCGCAGTCCGAGCCGCTCTCCGAGGCTCCGGGCGATGAGGCCCTGCTGAATCCGACCTTCCTCGCGCACTTCGACCGCT
Above is a genomic segment from Subtercola boreus containing:
- a CDS encoding PIG-L family deacetylase, whose amino-acid sequence is MTDPRLAELPAFPLTGVDRMIVLAAHPDDETLGAGALLASAFAVGIPAEVIIVTDGSASHPGSPTVDAADLAAARTAEATEAIALLNPRAGVTFLGFPDGRVREHADEIRAALGEHAAAPAPAAAPAPAAAPAPVAAPGRTLLVAPWRGDGHRDHRVLGEIAASLALERGAELVEYPVWLWHWATPADPATPWERFAAVTDPAALARKRTALTAYRSQSEPLSEAPGDEALLNPTFLAHFDRSQEVLIVSPPSTATTSSTATTSLSRDYFDDTYARHDDPWGFTSRWYEERKRSVTVASLPRPNFASALEIGCSIGVLTEQLAPRTGTLLAVDIAPAAIERARERLAGHPNVHLAVADVAETFPSGAFDLLLLSEVGYYLDVPTLQNVLAGIAASLTPDGVFVACHWRHPVADYLQTGDGVHEQVASAATTAGWTLLSHHLERDFVLDVYSPDPRSVAEQTGLA
- a CDS encoding acyl-CoA dehydrogenase → MAGEHVWVSLSPRRPDDRPPGPALAASWVSEVSGAPVPGHAGRGPDLVDAALDFALRLGRENPAPVPGGGHTRELWETLATLAAADLGAARAIEPHLDALAILDQAGIAGVNAGDSTWGVFAAEGGADPLVASDDGSVNSGDGSGGSWTLTGTKPWCSLADRLDRALVSATVSPATVSPALDGGGAAVPRRLFSVDLRQPGVQALPDSWHARGLTEVPSGPVHFDSVAAEPVGEAGWYLARPGFAWGGIGVAACWFGGAVGVARTLAGRARGTSDTLLHLHLGIVDERLGDARRALAEAARLIDSGQATGEQGRVLAKRVRATVARASEDVLRQVGHALGPAPLALDDEHAKRVADLELYLRQHHAEKDEASLGRQLTEGADLPW